From Levilactobacillus zymae, a single genomic window includes:
- a CDS encoding type II toxin-antitoxin system PemK/MazF family toxin, with product MARVEVKRGDVFFADLSPVVGSEQGGMRPVLIIQNNVGNHYSPTVIVAAITARIEKPKMPTHVGISADNTGIERDSVILLEQIRTIDKQRLKDQVTHLDVKTMAAVDAALATSIGLADRSRKKRPTKKVHSNRQTRVQ from the coding sequence ATGGCCCGTGTTGAAGTTAAACGCGGTGACGTATTCTTCGCCGATCTATCACCGGTCGTTGGTTCGGAACAGGGTGGCATGCGCCCCGTGTTGATTATTCAAAACAACGTGGGGAATCACTATAGTCCGACCGTAATCGTGGCGGCAATCACCGCCCGGATTGAGAAGCCTAAAATGCCGACCCACGTCGGTATTTCGGCGGACAATACCGGCATTGAGCGGGATTCCGTCATTTTGCTTGAACAAATCCGGACGATTGATAAGCAACGATTAAAAGACCAGGTGACCCATTTAGATGTTAAGACCATGGCCGCAGTTGATGCGGCGTTGGCCACCAGCATTGGTCTGGCGGATCGGTCCCGGAAGAAACGACCAACTAAAAAAGTACATAGTAATCGTCAAACGCGCGTGCAGTGA
- a CDS encoding aspartate-semialdehyde dehydrogenase produces the protein MSEGYTVAILGATGAVGTRMIQQLAASTIPVARLKLLASQRSAGKTLTFKDQQITVEETTPDSFDGVDIVLASAGGSVSKKFLPEAVKRGAVCVDNTSAFRMEPDVPLVVPEVNENVLPRHHGIIANPNCSTIMMMVALEPIRQAVGLKQIIVSTYQAASGAGQTALNELYSEAQDYLDHKDMQAEIFPTKGEPKHYPLAFNLLPQIDVLEDNYYSHEEWKMIHETKKIMLDDMDAPDIKVTATCVRVPVPISHGESIWIDTGDPDATVDELRAAIDAAPGVVLQDDPAHQVYPQPINATGKRETFVGRIRADLENPGAFNLWAVSDNLLKGAAWNTVQIAERLVAQKLV, from the coding sequence ATGAGTGAAGGGTATACAGTTGCAATTTTAGGTGCTACGGGTGCCGTGGGAACTCGGATGATTCAGCAGTTAGCGGCGTCAACGATTCCGGTCGCCCGGCTGAAGCTCTTAGCTTCCCAGCGGTCGGCGGGAAAGACGCTGACGTTTAAGGATCAACAAATTACGGTGGAAGAAACCACGCCAGATTCCTTTGACGGTGTCGACATCGTGTTAGCCTCGGCGGGCGGGAGCGTGTCCAAGAAGTTCCTGCCGGAAGCCGTTAAGCGGGGGGCCGTCTGTGTCGATAACACCAGTGCCTTTCGGATGGAACCGGACGTACCGTTGGTGGTCCCAGAAGTCAACGAAAATGTGTTACCACGCCATCACGGAATTATTGCGAACCCGAACTGTTCGACCATTATGATGATGGTGGCCCTAGAACCGATTCGCCAAGCCGTAGGGCTCAAGCAGATCATCGTGTCGACCTACCAGGCCGCTTCCGGGGCCGGGCAAACCGCGTTAAACGAACTGTACAGTGAAGCGCAAGATTACCTGGATCATAAGGACATGCAGGCGGAGATCTTCCCGACCAAGGGAGAACCGAAGCACTACCCGTTAGCCTTTAACCTATTGCCGCAAATCGACGTGTTGGAAGATAACTACTACTCGCATGAAGAGTGGAAGATGATTCACGAAACCAAGAAGATCATGTTAGACGACATGGATGCGCCCGATATCAAGGTCACGGCGACCTGTGTGCGGGTGCCCGTCCCGATTAGCCACGGGGAATCTATCTGGATCGATACCGGTGATCCAGATGCCACGGTTGACGAACTGCGCGCGGCCATTGATGCCGCTCCCGGTGTGGTCTTACAAGACGACCCGGCGCATCAAGTTTACCCGCAACCCATCAACGCTACGGGCAAGCGCGAAACCTTTGTCGGCCGGATTCGTGCCGATCTGGAAAACCCCGGGGCGTTCAATCTTTGGGCGGTTTCCGATAACCTCTTAAAGGGTGCGGCGTGGAATACGGTACAAATCGCAGAACGCTTAGTCGCCCAAAAGCTCGTCTAA
- the acpS gene encoding holo-ACP synthase, protein MIYGTGIDITDLARVKEVVTKYPSFLTRVLTPGELVDYQQLSGQRAIEYLGGRWSVKESYGKALGTGIGHDFGFQDLEVRDNAAGRPVVKFHPFGGIAHVSISHTASVVMTQVILERGQS, encoded by the coding sequence ATGATTTACGGCACCGGCATTGACATTACGGATCTTGCTCGGGTCAAAGAAGTGGTCACGAAATATCCCAGTTTTTTGACCCGGGTGCTCACACCCGGCGAATTGGTCGATTATCAACAGTTGAGTGGTCAACGCGCAATCGAGTACCTGGGGGGGCGCTGGTCGGTCAAAGAGTCCTATGGGAAGGCTCTGGGGACTGGTATCGGGCACGACTTTGGGTTTCAAGACCTTGAGGTCCGCGATAACGCCGCGGGACGTCCCGTCGTTAAGTTTCACCCGTTTGGGGGCATAGCCCACGTCTCGATCTCCCATACCGCGAGCGTGGTCATGACACAGGTTATTCTAGAAAGAGGGCAGTCATAA
- the cbpA gene encoding cyclic di-AMP binding protein CbpA has translation MLLKSLVKPKERLVTVREDITLEQALKVLEDSGYRCVPILDETGQIFRGNIYKMHIYRHKSRGGDMQLPVTSLLKNATKFISVNAAFFNVFFSIKDLPYIAVLDDKNAFYGILTHTRLMDMLSQSWNVNIGSYVLTVVSAGERGDLAGMAKVITKYTSIASVISLDAQEGELVHRTMFTLPAEVDEEKLDRIVHALERKEFHVPEIEDLRHEN, from the coding sequence ATGCTGCTTAAATCCCTAGTGAAACCGAAGGAACGTTTAGTCACGGTTCGCGAGGATATCACCCTGGAACAGGCCTTAAAAGTCCTCGAAGATTCCGGGTACCGTTGTGTGCCAATTCTAGATGAAACGGGGCAAATCTTCCGGGGAAACATCTACAAGATGCACATTTACCGCCATAAATCACGGGGCGGTGATATGCAGTTGCCAGTGACGTCCCTGCTGAAAAATGCCACCAAGTTTATTTCTGTCAATGCCGCCTTCTTCAACGTCTTCTTCTCGATCAAGGACTTGCCTTACATCGCGGTCCTAGACGACAAGAACGCCTTTTACGGCATTCTGACCCACACCCGTCTGATGGACATGTTATCCCAATCCTGGAACGTGAACATCGGCAGTTACGTCTTAACCGTCGTTTCGGCTGGTGAACGGGGCGATTTGGCCGGTATGGCCAAGGTCATCACCAAGTACACCTCGATTGCCAGTGTGATTAGCCTGGACGCGCAGGAAGGTGAATTGGTCCACCGTACCATGTTCACCCTGCCCGCCGAAGTTGACGAAGAAAAACTCGACCGCATCGTCCACGCCCTGGAACGGAAAGAATTCCACGTGCCTGAAATTGAAGATTTACGTCACGAAAACTAA
- a CDS encoding L,D-transpeptidase family protein, translated as MKKRKAVVIGIVTACVAVGAIYVGQALHYSSANVFFNDTQIAGVNVGGSSAKQAAAKLKAAMQDQKLTLKDGNQTVASFNTQQAKLKVTSTKSLQQLINHQNAWSWPSHMMTATADSLKLNASNENHQSILNLAKQITTKANQHRTASKDASFTYQDDQLQVTKETNGNQLDTAKVAKSITAAIEQGHTTVNVDRDYIKPQVTTTSASFKTAKAKAQAITKQTYVYKLSGHKITLSATTLGNWLTLKNGQLATNQTAIKQYLTKLSHQYGTINKTRSFKSTKRGTVKVTAGLYGWSINVKKEVPVLSKLVLAGKGMTRTPTIQGSGYHSNGTDIGNSYVEVDKTNQHMWVYKNGKVVVSTDVVTGLSTTAHHTPTGVWVIWSKQRNTTLRGQNDNGSSYASKVKYWMPIDDTGVGIHDSSWQPQYGGTWYKKHGSHGCVNTPPSKIASVYANVKVGTPVIVF; from the coding sequence GTTCTTTAACGATACCCAAATTGCGGGCGTTAACGTTGGTGGCAGCTCCGCTAAGCAAGCGGCAGCCAAGTTAAAGGCCGCAATGCAGGACCAGAAATTAACGCTGAAGGATGGCAACCAGACGGTCGCGTCCTTTAACACCCAACAGGCCAAGCTCAAGGTGACGTCCACCAAGTCCTTGCAACAACTGATCAATCACCAAAATGCTTGGAGTTGGCCGTCACACATGATGACGGCAACGGCGGATAGCCTGAAACTCAACGCCAGCAACGAGAATCATCAAAGTATTTTAAATCTAGCTAAGCAAATCACCACTAAGGCTAACCAGCACCGCACGGCTTCCAAGGATGCCTCATTTACCTACCAAGATGATCAATTACAGGTCACTAAAGAAACCAACGGGAACCAACTGGATACCGCCAAAGTGGCCAAGTCCATCACGGCGGCCATCGAACAGGGTCATACCACGGTCAACGTTGATCGAGACTACATTAAGCCTCAGGTCACCACGACCAGCGCCAGTTTTAAGACGGCCAAGGCCAAAGCCCAAGCAATCACCAAGCAAACCTACGTTTATAAGTTAAGCGGGCACAAGATCACGCTCTCGGCCACCACTCTGGGTAACTGGCTGACCCTGAAAAACGGGCAACTCGCCACGAACCAGACGGCCATCAAGCAGTACCTGACTAAGCTCAGCCACCAATACGGGACCATCAATAAAACCCGCAGCTTCAAATCGACTAAGCGCGGAACGGTCAAGGTTACTGCAGGGCTGTATGGATGGAGCATCAACGTCAAGAAGGAAGTACCCGTCCTCAGTAAGCTGGTCTTAGCGGGCAAAGGGATGACCCGCACCCCGACCATTCAGGGATCCGGTTATCACAGCAACGGGACCGACATTGGCAACTCCTACGTGGAAGTTGATAAGACCAACCAACACATGTGGGTCTACAAGAACGGCAAAGTCGTGGTTTCGACTGACGTGGTCACCGGTTTATCAACGACGGCCCACCACACGCCGACTGGGGTATGGGTTATCTGGAGTAAGCAACGGAACACCACGTTACGCGGACAAAACGATAACGGCTCCAGCTACGCATCGAAGGTTAAGTACTGGATGCCGATCGACGATACCGGCGTCGGCATTCACGATTCCTCGTGGCAACCCCAATACGGGGGCACTTGGTACAAGAAGCACGGGTCACACGGGTGTGTGAACACGCCACCTTCCAAGATTGCTTCCGTTTATGCCAACGTCAAAGTAGGAACTCCCGTCATCGTCTTTTAA
- a CDS encoding gamma-glutamyl-gamma-aminobutyrate hydrolase family protein, with protein sequence MRKLIGITADVLFATTPVINEKHADFVPRDAVNAVLASGGIPVSLPHLPADQVDGLLSRLDGIIFTGGPDIDPTLFGEDPVPALGLTYRPRDLFEIALAQHAVAQHIPILGICRGMQLINVALGGTLYQDLATQYPGDDRLQHHQIAPGNLPTHYVTVSPSALQRTVGSHPFVNSRHHQAIKTPAPGVRVVARANDGVIEGIETPNANIQGVQWHPENMWAADAHQRALFQAFVARLK encoded by the coding sequence ATGCGTAAACTTATTGGTATCACGGCGGATGTGCTCTTTGCGACCACCCCCGTCATTAACGAAAAACACGCCGATTTCGTTCCCCGAGACGCGGTTAACGCGGTCCTGGCAAGTGGCGGGATTCCCGTTAGTCTCCCCCACCTGCCGGCGGACCAGGTAGACGGTCTCCTCAGTCGCTTAGACGGGATTATTTTTACCGGCGGCCCGGACATCGATCCCACGCTTTTTGGCGAGGACCCGGTCCCCGCGTTGGGGCTCACCTACCGGCCGCGTGACCTGTTCGAAATCGCCCTGGCCCAACACGCCGTGGCCCAGCACATCCCCATCTTAGGCATTTGCCGGGGGATGCAACTGATTAACGTCGCTTTAGGTGGCACCCTCTATCAAGATCTCGCGACCCAATACCCCGGCGACGACCGGCTTCAACACCACCAAATCGCGCCGGGAAACCTGCCAACTCACTACGTCACGGTTAGTCCCTCAGCGCTCCAACGCACGGTGGGGTCGCACCCCTTTGTCAACTCACGGCACCACCAAGCCATCAAAACCCCGGCTCCTGGCGTGCGGGTGGTGGCCCGGGCTAACGACGGCGTGATTGAAGGCATCGAAACGCCCAACGCTAACATCCAAGGCGTCCAGTGGCACCCGGAAAACATGTGGGCGGCTGATGCTCATCAACGGGCCCTGTTTCAGGCCTTCGTGGCACGCCTAAAGTAA
- the alr gene encoding alanine racemase, translating to MAVGEHRPTRLVIDRQALRHNIQTEVKRLKSDCELFMVVKANGYGHGAVQVAQVAKDAGATGFCVAILDEALELRAAGFNDPILVLGVTRPEDAVLMAQERISTVVADIKWLREASRYLELTPHNRPLNVHLGLDTGMGRIGFRTTDELTAALNFLSVQVDDFNFEGIFTHFSTADDPDDTYFKQQLAKWRELTAVLPFRPRYVHVSNSATSLWHDACNDNMVRFGAAGYGLNPSGTAIPQTPYPLQPAMQLVSELVYTKRLHAGESVSYGATYTAQTDEWVGTVPIGYADGYERRLQGFHVLVGGQFCEIIGRICMDQLMIRLPQNYVRGTRVTLVGTNGGQTITLQDMADYCGTIHYEIACGFTSRLPRQYRD from the coding sequence ATGGCAGTAGGGGAACATCGGCCAACGCGTCTGGTGATTGATCGCCAGGCCCTACGGCACAATATTCAAACGGAAGTAAAACGCTTAAAGTCGGATTGTGAACTTTTCATGGTTGTGAAGGCGAACGGGTATGGTCACGGTGCCGTTCAGGTTGCGCAAGTCGCTAAGGATGCGGGTGCAACGGGATTTTGCGTGGCTATCCTGGACGAAGCCTTAGAATTACGCGCGGCCGGGTTTAATGATCCCATTCTAGTGCTGGGCGTAACCCGCCCCGAGGATGCCGTACTGATGGCTCAAGAGCGGATCTCGACCGTGGTGGCGGATATCAAGTGGCTGCGAGAAGCCAGTCGTTACCTGGAGCTAACGCCACACAACCGGCCCCTTAACGTGCACCTAGGTCTCGATACGGGGATGGGCCGGATCGGGTTTCGAACGACCGATGAGCTTACCGCGGCCCTGAATTTCTTGAGTGTGCAGGTTGACGATTTTAACTTTGAGGGGATTTTTACGCACTTTTCTACGGCGGACGATCCAGACGACACGTACTTTAAGCAACAGCTCGCCAAGTGGCGGGAGCTAACGGCGGTGTTACCGTTTAGGCCACGTTACGTCCACGTCTCGAACTCCGCGACTAGTTTGTGGCACGATGCCTGCAACGACAATATGGTACGGTTTGGGGCGGCTGGGTACGGGTTGAACCCATCCGGAACGGCCATTCCCCAGACGCCATATCCGTTACAACCAGCGATGCAACTGGTGAGTGAGTTAGTCTACACGAAGCGGTTACACGCCGGGGAGTCCGTCAGTTACGGTGCCACTTATACGGCACAAACCGATGAATGGGTCGGCACGGTGCCGATTGGCTATGCTGACGGTTATGAACGCCGGTTACAGGGCTTTCACGTCTTGGTCGGTGGGCAGTTCTGTGAAATTATTGGGCGGATCTGCATGGATCAATTGATGATTCGATTACCCCAAAACTACGTGCGGGGGACTCGCGTGACGTTAGTGGGCACCAACGGCGGTCAAACCATTACGTTACAGGACATGGCGGATTACTGTGGCACCATCCATTACGAGATTGCCTGTGGCTTTACGAGTCGCTTGCCACGGCAGTACCGTGACTAA